A window of Variovorax paradoxus EPS genomic DNA:
GATGCGGCGAAGCCGGTGAAGGCCATCGTGGTCTACAACAGCAACCCCGTCGCGGTGGCGCCCGATTCGGCCAAGGTGGTCGCGGGTTTCGCGCGCGACGATCTCTTCACCGTGGTGCTGGAGCAGTTCCGCACCGACACCGCCGACTACGCCGACTACCTCTTGCCCGCCACCACGCAGTTGGAGCACTGGGACATCCACACGAGCTACGGCCACACCGACGTGCTGCTGAACCGCCCCGCGGTCGCGCCGCGCGGCGAGGCACGCAGCAACGCCTGGGTGTTCCGTGAACTGGCGCGCCGCATGGGCTTCGACGAGCCCTGCTTCTCGGACGACGACGAAGCGCTGTGCCGCACCGCGTTCGCCGAGAACGCGATCGACTACGCGCAGATGCTGACCCAGGGCTTCACCACCGTGAAGCTGCCCGAGGCGCCGTTCGCCGAAGGCCAATTCCCCACGCCCTCGGGCCGCTGCGAATTCTTCAGCGCGCGCTTGCAGGCCATGGGCATGGACGGCCTTCCGGACCACGTGCCCAACTGGGAGCCGGCCGGCAGCTCGACCGAATTCCCGCTCGCGATGATCTCGCCGCCCGCGCGCAATTTCCTCAACTCCACCTTCGTCAACGTGACGAGCCTGCGCGCCATCGAGGTCGAGCCGCTGCTCGAAATCCACGCGGCCGACGCCGCCGCGCGCGGCATCGAGGACGGCGCGATGGTGCGCGTGTTCAACCAGCGCGGCGAGCACCGCTGCCGCGCCGAGGTGTCGCGCCGCGCGCGCCAAGGCGTGGTGCACGGCATGGGCATCTGGTGGCGCAAGTTCGGCGGCGACGGCACCAACGTCAACCAGCTCACGAGCCAGCGGCTGACCGACATCGGCCGCGGCCCGACGTTCTACGATTGCCTGGTGCAGGTCGAACGCGCGTGAGGGGGCTGTCCGCATTGGCGCTGGCCGGCGCCCTGTTCCTCACGGGCTGCGCCGACCTCGGCTACTACTGGCAGTCCGCCAGCGGTCACATCGGCATCATGCGGGCCGCCAAGCCCGTGCCCGAATGGCTCGCGGACCCGGCCACCTCGGCGCCACTGAAGGCCAAGCTCGAACTCACCCAGCGCATCCGCCGCTTCGCCTCGGCCGAACTGGGCCTGCCCGACAACGCGAGCTACAAGTCGTACGCCGACCTGCACCGCCCCGCCGCCGTGTGGAACGTGGTGGCCGCGCCGCCGTATTCGCTCACGCTCAAGAACTGGTGCTTTCCGGTGGCCGGCTGCGTGGGCTACCGCGGCTACTACAGCGAGGATGCAGCCAAGGCCGAAGCCGAGGCGCAGCGCGCCCTCGACCTCGAAGTGGCCGTGTACCCGGTGCCCGCGTACTCGACGTTGGGTTGGATGAACTGGGCCGGCGGCGATCCGCTGCTCTCCACCTTCATCGGCTACCCCGAGGGCGAGCTCGCGCGCCTCGTGTTCCACGAGCTCGCGCACCAGGTGCTGTACGTGCCGGGCGACACGGTGTTCAACGAGTCGTACGCCACCGCGGTCGAGCGCATCGGCGGCGGCATGTGGCTGCAGCGCGAAGCCGGCGAGGCGGCGCGCCGCGAGTACGCGCAGTTCGACGGCCAGCGGCAAGAGTTCCGCGCGCTCGCCCTCAACACGCGCCGCGCGCTCACGCAGGTGTACGAGTCACCCGAGGCCAAGGCCAAGGACTGGCCCGCCGTCGAGGCGATGAAGAAGGCCGCGATGGCCGACTTCCGCGCCCGCTATGCCGAGCTGAAGCAGGGCTGGCAGGGCCCTCGCCAGAACGCCTACGACGGCTGGGTGGCGCGTGCCAAC
This region includes:
- a CDS encoding aminopeptidase, encoding MRGLSALALAGALFLTGCADLGYYWQSASGHIGIMRAAKPVPEWLADPATSAPLKAKLELTQRIRRFASAELGLPDNASYKSYADLHRPAAVWNVVAAPPYSLTLKNWCFPVAGCVGYRGYYSEDAAKAEAEAQRALDLEVAVYPVPAYSTLGWMNWAGGDPLLSTFIGYPEGELARLVFHELAHQVLYVPGDTVFNESYATAVERIGGGMWLQREAGEAARREYAQFDGQRQEFRALALNTRRALTQVYESPEAKAKDWPAVEAMKKAAMADFRARYAELKQGWQGPRQNAYDGWVARANNAAFGAQGAYDDLVPAFEALFDREGRDWPRFYTEVRRIAALPTTEERRSALQTATGILQTHSSEDNNNGEHGA